From the genome of Chanos chanos chromosome 5, fChaCha1.1, whole genome shotgun sequence, one region includes:
- the LOC115812513 gene encoding cadherin-20-like, with amino-acid sequence MAGILSLKTRRLTMIIMVVTLVMLAQGLTGDGVQEDTAGEKLLKRVKRGWVWNQFFVLEEYTEQKPLYIGKLHSDMDKGDGSIKYILSGEGAGTMFTLDDSTGDIHAIQRLDREVKAQYVLRAQARNRDTGRPLEQESEFVIKIQDINDNEPKFLDGPYEATIPEMSPIGTSVIQVSATDADDPSYGNSARVVYSILEGQPYFSVDPKTGEIRVSLADMDREMKELYHVIIQAKDMGGQLGGLAGTTTVNITLSDVNDNPPKFTQKLYQMSVPESAPLGSVVGRIWAKDRDIGINAEMKYTIIDGDGRDSFEITTDPTKLHGIITIKKHLDFESKRSYTLKVEGRNIHLDPRYHSKGPFSDVTIVHVSVEDVDEPPEFDAPFYVVEVPEDAEIGTVFKTVSARDPDATNNTVRYSIERMSDPEKYFYMDITSGSLMTVLPLDREEAPWHNITVLAMEMNNPSQIGSVSVAVKVLDVNDNAPSLTEFYESYVCENAKAGQLIQTVTAMDPDEPLGGQHFYYSLAPEAANNPNFTLRDNQDNSAWVLTRRGGWSPQEQSVYYLPILVSDSEQPVQSSTSTLTIRVCSCDGDGNVLSCNAEAYTLPASLSRGALIAILACIFVLLIMILLMLSLRSDRKKPYLMDEEENVHENIVRYDDEGGGEEDTEAFDIAAMWNPREAHFSKLRQDMLPEIESLSRYVPQVCVSGVGVGEDSNVHGYVLAKLYEADLDPCAPPYDSLQTYAYEGEGSVAESLSSLQSTASHTDHDYDYLNDWGPRFRKLAEMYGVTESGSPPWSELSGSS; translated from the exons cTACACTCAGACATGGACAAAGGTGATGGTTCCATTAAGTACATCCTATCGGGTGAAGGGGCAGGCACCATGTTCACCCTGGATGACAGCACAGGTGACATCCACGCTATCCAGAGACTGGACCGCGAAGTCAAGGCTCAGTATGTGCTGCGAGCCCAGGCCAGAAATCGGGACACTGGACGCCCACTGGAGCAGGAGTCTGAATTTGTCATCAAGATCCAGGACATCAACGACAATGAGCCCAAGTTCCTGGACGGCCCATATGAGGCCACCATACCTGAGATGTCCCCAATAG GCACCTCTGTGATTCAGGTGTCAGCCACCGACGCCGATGACCCCTCATATGGAAACAGTGCTCGTGTGGTGTACAGCATTCTAGAAGGACAGCCCTACTTCTCAGTTGACCCCAAGAcag GTGAGATTCGTGTGTCTCTAGCAGACATGGATCGGGAGATGAAGGAGCTGTATCACGTCATCATCCAGGCCAAAGATATGGGAGGTCAGCTGGGTGGTCTAGCTGGGACCACCACTGTCAACATAACCCTCAGTGATGTGAATGACAACCCACCGAAATTCACCCAAA AATTGTATCAGATGAGTGTTCCTGAGTCAGCACCGTTGGGTTCCGTGGTGGGCCGTATCTGGGCTAAGGATCGGGACATTGGAATCAATGCAGAGATGAAATACACTATCATTGATGGTGATGGCCGAGATTCGTTTGAAATCACTACAGACCCCACAAAACTGCACGGCATCATCACCATCAAAAAG CATCTCGACTTCGAGAGCAAGCGAAGCTATACCCTGAAAGTAGAGGGCAGAAATATACATCTTGACCCGCGCTACCACAGCAAAGGCCCGTTCAGCGACGTCACTATCGTGCACGTGAGTGTGGAGGATGTGGACGAGCCGCCAGAGTTTGACGCTCCGTTTTACGTTGTGGAAGTTCCAGAGGACGCCGAAATCGGCACTGTTTTCAAAACCGTATCGGCACGGGACCCAGATGCAACCAACAATACTGTCAG GTATTCCATAGAGAGGATGAGCGATCCCGAGAAGTATTTCTACATGGACATCACCTCTGGTTCACTGATGACTGTGCTCCCATTGGACAGAGAAGAGGCTCCATGGCATAACATTACTGTGCTGGCCATGGAGATGA ATAATCCCTCACAGATTGGGAGTGTGTCGGTAGCTGTGAAGGTTCTGGATGTCAATGATAATGCTCCTTCACTGACAGAGTTCTATGAGTCCTACGTCTGTGAGAATGCCAAAGCAGGCCAG CTGATACAAACAGTAACAGCGATGGATCCAGACGAGCCTTTAGGAGGGCAGCATTTCTACTACAGCCTGGCCCCTGAGGCAGCCAACAACCCCAACTTCACCCTCCGAGACAACCAGG ATAACTCAGCCTGGGTCCTGACGCGGCGGGGCGGCTGGTCTCCTCAGGAACAGAGCGTGTATTATCTGCCCATTCTGGTGTCAGACAGCGAACAGCCCGTACAAAGCAGCACCAGCACTCTGACCATCCGTGTGTGCAGCTGTGACGGCGATGGAAACGTGCTGTCCTGTAACGCAGAGGCGTACACCCTCCCTGCCAGCCTGAGTCGAGGTGCACTCATCGCCATCCTGGCCTGCATCTTCGTCCTGCTGA TCATGATCCTTCTCATGCTGTCCCTGAGGAGCGACCGTAAAAAGCCCTACCTGATGGACGAGGAGGAGAACGTGCACGAGAACATTGTGCGCTACGACGACGAGGGAGGCGGCGAGGAGGACACGGAAGCCTTTGACATCGCCGCCATGTGGAACCCCAGGGAGGCGCACTTCAGCAAACTCCGTCAGGACATGCTCCCGGAGATCGAGAGCCTGTCCCGTTATGTCCCGCAGGTGTGCGTGAGCGGCGTGGGCGTCGGCGAAGACAGCAACGTTCACGGTTACGTGTTGGCCAAATTGTACGAGGCCGACTTGGACCCGTGCGCCCCGCCTTACGACTCTTTGCAGACCTACGCCTATGAGGGGGAGGGCTCTGTGGCAGAGTCGCTCAGTTCCCTCCAATCCACCGCCTCCCACACCGATCACGACTATGACTATCTGAACGACTGGGGGCCGCGCTTTCGCAAACTGGCCGAGATGTACGGAGTGACTGAGAGTGGCAGCCCCCCCTGGTCAGAACTGAGCGGATCTTCTTAG